The following are encoded together in the Weissella soli genome:
- a CDS encoding TrkH family potassium uptake protein, with the protein MHKILNKLTPPQILTIGFLVIIMLGAFLLTLPISHNLGQISFIDALFTAVSATTITGLTILDTATTWTVFGQVVLAVMIEIGALGFMTFAVILFAITGRRLDLRSRLLAQQALNLRNLADVKSVMAYVVMLSAGIQAIGFVLLSFDFIPRYGWKWGLYYSLMHAISTFANAGFTFFADPLTIFQTDPYVLIVMMLLLSAGSFGFLVWRDVLLYHKTKRLSLHTRVALRVSGWLTVIGFSGFFLSEFVNGHLPKGLSIFEGLVNTLFLAVVPRTAGFEIIPLHSLSTAAIMLVIFLMFVGGTPGSTSGGIKTTTLGILWMQTISTLRGETDVNFGDRRFSPVIVTKALMLATISIAFVFTVTFILSLTEKIPAQMGLEYIFFEVISAFSTTGFTLGLTPNLTAFGKIMIMLVMFVGRVGIYTVMFSVLNIRAHTKKYRYPIEEVIIG; encoded by the coding sequence ATGCATAAAATCTTAAATAAATTAACGCCGCCCCAAATTTTGACGATCGGCTTCCTGGTCATTATCATGTTGGGTGCGTTTCTACTCACCCTGCCAATTTCGCATAACTTAGGTCAGATTTCATTCATTGACGCTTTATTTACCGCCGTATCAGCGACCACAATTACTGGGTTGACGATCCTTGATACGGCCACCACTTGGACAGTTTTTGGTCAGGTCGTTTTAGCAGTCATGATTGAAATTGGTGCACTAGGCTTTATGACGTTTGCGGTGATCTTGTTTGCGATTACTGGGCGTCGACTGGATTTGCGGTCCCGCCTACTAGCCCAGCAGGCGCTCAATTTGCGTAACTTAGCGGATGTTAAATCGGTGATGGCCTACGTCGTGATGTTGTCGGCGGGCATACAAGCCATTGGCTTTGTGCTGCTAAGTTTCGATTTTATTCCACGGTATGGATGGAAATGGGGCCTGTATTATTCATTGATGCACGCTATTTCAACCTTTGCGAATGCGGGCTTTACTTTTTTTGCTGATCCGTTGACGATTTTTCAAACGGACCCCTACGTCCTCATCGTGATGATGCTGTTACTTTCGGCGGGATCCTTTGGTTTTCTGGTATGGCGGGATGTGTTGCTATATCACAAGACAAAACGATTGAGTCTGCATACACGCGTCGCGCTGCGGGTTTCAGGTTGGCTGACAGTTATTGGTTTTAGTGGTTTCTTCCTATCTGAGTTCGTTAATGGGCATTTACCAAAAGGCTTATCCATTTTTGAAGGCTTAGTCAATACGCTGTTTTTGGCGGTTGTGCCTAGAACAGCGGGCTTTGAAATTATTCCATTGCACTCGTTGTCGACAGCGGCCATTATGTTGGTGATTTTCCTGATGTTTGTTGGTGGTACGCCTGGCTCAACCTCGGGTGGTATTAAAACGACAACACTTGGGATTCTATGGATGCAAACGATTTCGACATTACGTGGCGAAACGGACGTCAACTTTGGTGATCGCCGTTTTAGTCCGGTTATTGTTACAAAAGCATTGATGTTAGCGACAATCTCCATCGCGTTTGTGTTCACCGTGACCTTCATCTTAAGTTTGACCGAGAAGATTCCGGCGCAGATGGGCTTAGAATATATTTTCTTTGAAGTCATTTCGGCCTTTTCGACAACTGGCTTTACATTAGGGCTAACACCAAATCTGACAGCTTTCGGTAAAATCATGATAATGTTAGTCATGTTCGTTGGCCGAGTTGGCATCTATACCGTCATGTTTTCGGTATTGAATATTCGTGCACACACTAAAAAGTATCGCTATCCAATCGAGGAAGTTATTATTGGATAG
- a CDS encoding sugar porter family MFS transporter: MAKKKGISTGLIYFFGALGGLLFGYDTGVISGAMLFINKAAADGGLSIQAGSFEEGFVTASVLLGAVLGAAIIGPMSDKLGRKKLLLLASIIFFVGALGSAFANGYEMLVISRVILGVAVGAASALIPTYLSELAPADKRGGVGTLFQLMIMTGIFFAYISNEVLAPKGALHFLVGMHDWRWMLGLAAIPAAILFFGGLYLPESPRFLVRKGDDATALSVLKQFNPDAKLANEELHDIKLQASIKSGGFQELFGHMARPVLIMAMGLAILQQVMGCNTVLYYAPKIFISAGFSEHFALLSHIFIGLFNVIVTFIAVKIMDKIDRKKMLTWGAIGMGSALLLMSAAMLLLRAGNGNLGSWVCVIALTIYIAFFSATWGPVMWVMIGESFPLNIRGLGNSFGAVVNWTANFAVSQSFPMLLHAFAGNGKEGDGIAKLFIIYGVLCFVAIWFIAKFTVETRGKTLESLEADLRTKAHAAGYYDGDATTDIL; encoded by the coding sequence ATGGCCAAGAAAAAAGGTATATCTACCGGACTAATTTATTTCTTTGGTGCACTGGGAGGATTACTCTTTGGGTATGATACAGGGGTTATCTCCGGGGCAATGTTGTTTATTAACAAGGCCGCTGCAGATGGTGGTTTGAGCATTCAGGCGGGTTCGTTTGAAGAAGGTTTCGTTACGGCGTCAGTTTTGCTGGGAGCGGTTTTAGGAGCCGCTATTATCGGACCAATGTCGGACAAGCTCGGTCGTAAGAAATTATTATTGCTAGCTTCAATTATTTTCTTTGTAGGAGCTTTAGGGTCAGCCTTTGCGAATGGCTACGAAATGTTAGTTATTTCGCGTGTTATCTTAGGTGTCGCGGTTGGGGCTGCTTCAGCGTTAATTCCGACTTACTTGTCAGAATTAGCCCCTGCTGACAAACGAGGTGGTGTCGGAACCTTGTTCCAATTGATGATCATGACGGGTATCTTCTTTGCTTATATTTCAAATGAAGTACTAGCACCAAAGGGAGCATTGCACTTCTTGGTTGGTATGCATGATTGGCGCTGGATGCTTGGATTGGCTGCTATACCAGCTGCTATATTGTTCTTTGGTGGTTTGTATCTGCCAGAATCACCACGTTTCTTAGTTCGTAAGGGTGATGATGCAACTGCTTTGTCAGTTTTGAAGCAATTTAACCCTGATGCTAAGTTAGCAAACGAAGAATTGCATGACATCAAGTTACAAGCTTCGATTAAGTCTGGTGGTTTCCAAGAGTTGTTTGGCCATATGGCACGGCCAGTGTTAATCATGGCTATGGGGTTAGCGATTTTACAGCAAGTTATGGGATGTAACACCGTGCTTTACTATGCACCTAAGATTTTCATCTCAGCTGGTTTCTCAGAACACTTTGCATTGTTATCACACATCTTTATTGGTCTGTTCAATGTCATCGTGACGTTCATTGCGGTCAAGATTATGGATAAGATTGATCGTAAGAAGATGTTGACTTGGGGAGCCATCGGTATGGGTTCGGCATTGTTGTTGATGTCAGCTGCGATGCTCTTGTTGCGAGCTGGTAATGGAAACTTGGGCTCATGGGTCTGTGTCATTGCTTTGACGATTTACATTGCCTTCTTCTCAGCAACTTGGGGACCGGTTATGTGGGTCATGATTGGTGAGTCATTCCCATTGAATATTCGTGGCTTGGGTAACTCATTTGGTGCCGTCGTGAACTGGACTGCTAATTTTGCCGTTTCACAATCATTCCCAATGCTATTACACGCCTTTGCTGGTAATGGCAAGGAGGGTGACGGTATCGCTAAGTTATTCATCATCTATGGTGTCCTATGTTTCGTAGCCATCTGGTTCATTGCTAAATTTACGGTTGAAACTCGTGGTAAGACGTTGGAGTCCTTGGAGGCAGATTTGCGTACCAAGGCTCATGCAGCCGGATATTATGATGGTGATGCTACAACAGATATTCTTTAA
- the rlmH gene encoding 23S rRNA (pseudouridine(1915)-N(3))-methyltransferase RlmH has product MNIKIIGVGKLKEKFLKDGIAEYSKRLSKFAKFEIIEVPDEKAPEKLSAAQMYDVMNKEGERILSKVKDKEYVYVLAIKGKERASEELAAEIEQLALRGDADITFIIGGSLGTAPAVNARANSLISFGKFTLPHQLMRLVLTEQIYRAFMINAGSPYHK; this is encoded by the coding sequence TTGAATATCAAAATTATTGGTGTCGGTAAGTTAAAAGAAAAATTTTTAAAGGATGGTATCGCGGAATATAGTAAACGGCTGTCCAAGTTCGCGAAGTTCGAAATTATCGAAGTTCCCGACGAAAAAGCGCCTGAAAAACTTTCAGCCGCGCAAATGTATGATGTCATGAACAAGGAAGGTGAGCGCATTCTCAGTAAAGTGAAGGATAAGGAGTACGTCTACGTCCTAGCGATTAAGGGTAAAGAACGGGCCTCTGAGGAGCTCGCCGCCGAAATTGAACAGCTCGCCTTGCGTGGCGATGCTGACATTACTTTTATCATCGGTGGTTCACTCGGTACGGCCCCCGCGGTCAATGCCCGTGCCAATAGCTTGATTAGTTTTGGTAAGTTCACCTTGCCCCACCAACTAATGCGCCTAGTGCTCACCGAACAGATTTACCGTGCCTTTATGATTAATGCCGGATCACCCTATCATAAGTAA
- a CDS encoding pyridoxal phosphate-dependent aminotransferase: MVELKSGLAATTIPLVQNGKPNAILAFSQEISTIPDVIKLTVGEPDFNTPEHIKQAGIESIANNESHYGPSNGTVALRENAATFLNSHYGTQYDADEIIATIGVTEAIYVTFKTILNAGDEVIIPTPNFPLYAGAITFVGGKVVNVNTTATDFKLTPDQLRETLTTHPNAKALVITSPGNPTGVIYSKSELEALVAVIRETNLFVVSDEIYSELVFDQNHVSLAALLPEQTILFNGVSKSHAMTGYRIGIIAAPADLINQLAIVHQLIVTAPTNAAVAAATEAFGAGADDAATTGMRVEYQRRRDALLAAVKTAGLTYAYPGGAFYLWFKAPADGLQDWDLVRDIAQKAKVGLIPGLAFGEDGRGWLRASYATRYEDVVEAGQRLVNYFGGQDEN, translated from the coding sequence ATGGTCGAATTAAAATCAGGATTAGCAGCAACTACCATTCCATTGGTACAAAACGGTAAGCCCAATGCAATATTGGCTTTTTCTCAGGAGATCAGTACGATTCCAGATGTGATCAAATTAACAGTTGGCGAACCGGACTTTAATACGCCAGAGCATATTAAGCAAGCAGGTATCGAAAGTATTGCCAATAACGAGTCGCACTACGGCCCCTCTAATGGGACGGTGGCATTACGGGAAAACGCCGCCACGTTCTTAAATTCGCATTATGGCACGCAGTACGATGCAGATGAGATTATTGCAACAATTGGGGTGACAGAAGCTATCTATGTCACGTTCAAAACGATTTTGAATGCAGGGGATGAAGTGATTATCCCAACCCCAAATTTTCCACTTTACGCCGGAGCAATCACCTTCGTTGGTGGCAAAGTCGTTAACGTTAATACCACGGCAACTGATTTTAAATTAACTCCTGATCAATTACGCGAGACGCTCACCACCCATCCAAACGCGAAAGCTTTGGTCATCACCTCACCAGGAAATCCTACGGGCGTGATCTACAGTAAAAGTGAGTTAGAGGCTCTGGTAGCAGTGATTCGCGAAACAAATTTGTTTGTTGTATCAGATGAAATCTATTCAGAACTGGTATTTGATCAAAACCATGTCTCATTGGCAGCGTTATTACCAGAACAAACGATTCTATTTAATGGTGTATCTAAAAGTCACGCGATGACAGGTTATCGCATCGGCATTATCGCGGCACCCGCTGACTTAATCAATCAATTGGCGATTGTGCACCAATTGATTGTCACGGCGCCAACCAATGCCGCGGTTGCCGCCGCAACAGAGGCATTTGGAGCTGGGGCCGATGATGCAGCGACAACGGGGATGCGCGTTGAATATCAGCGCCGGCGCGATGCCCTATTAGCAGCCGTCAAAACAGCAGGATTAACCTACGCGTACCCCGGGGGTGCGTTCTACCTATGGTTTAAAGCGCCAGCGGATGGCTTGCAAGATTGGGACCTGGTGCGTGATATCGCGCAAAAAGCGAAGGTGGGCTTAATTCCTGGTCTAGCTTTTGGCGAGGATGGTCGTGGCTGGTTACGGGCATCGTATGCAACCCGGTATGAAGATGTTGTCGAAGCTGGTCAACGGCTTGTGAATTACTTTGGAGGTCAAGATGAAAATTAA
- a CDS encoding zinc-binding dehydrogenase, which translates to MMKAAVVRDFSTGPHYEGNFLAPIPEASMTKIEVTASALSNVARSVASGQHYSVQHTSLPVVPGIDGVGILPSGQKVYFVSQSGGAMAAEIAVKNGDWVYVAGKTDDAKIAGMMNPAMSSWMALHYRTEFKAGQKVMILGASGNAGKLALQIAKRLGAAEIIAVARDHGHLDDLYELGATQIVSLSDDAATIATNLASVGKNVDIVLDYLWGDVTGQALTAIIPARADANQLLTWVNIGSVVGPTTALPAAALRAVNLRLVGSGFGSVKMAQLLSSLQGIADAEVAQPFVFEVRREALTDIAQVWTEKTSERIVFVL; encoded by the coding sequence ATGATGAAAGCAGCTGTTGTTCGTGATTTTAGCACGGGGCCCCATTACGAAGGAAATTTTCTAGCCCCAATTCCCGAAGCATCAATGACGAAAATTGAGGTTACGGCCTCTGCATTGTCCAATGTTGCTCGTAGCGTAGCGAGCGGTCAGCATTATTCTGTGCAGCACACTAGTTTACCAGTGGTACCTGGCATTGATGGTGTCGGTATCTTGCCGAGCGGGCAAAAAGTTTATTTTGTGAGTCAATCAGGTGGGGCCATGGCTGCGGAAATCGCTGTTAAAAATGGTGATTGGGTGTACGTGGCCGGCAAAACTGATGATGCCAAGATAGCTGGAATGATGAATCCTGCCATGTCGAGTTGGATGGCACTGCACTATCGGACTGAATTTAAGGCCGGGCAAAAGGTGATGATTCTTGGTGCTAGTGGCAATGCTGGTAAGCTGGCCTTGCAGATTGCTAAACGTTTGGGCGCCGCGGAGATTATTGCTGTCGCACGTGATCATGGTCATCTGGATGATCTATATGAGCTTGGGGCAACCCAAATCGTATCATTAAGTGATGATGCAGCTACCATTGCCACAAATCTAGCGTCGGTTGGCAAAAATGTTGATATTGTGCTGGATTATCTTTGGGGTGATGTGACGGGGCAGGCGTTGACTGCGATTATTCCTGCACGAGCAGATGCTAACCAGTTGTTGACCTGGGTCAACATTGGATCAGTAGTAGGACCTACGACGGCTCTGCCAGCTGCGGCCTTGAGAGCAGTGAACTTACGCCTGGTTGGTTCGGGATTTGGCTCAGTGAAGATGGCCCAACTGTTATCATCATTGCAGGGAATTGCGGATGCTGAAGTAGCGCAACCATTTGTCTTTGAGGTTCGACGTGAGGCACTAACTGATATCGCCCAGGTATGGACTGAGAAAACGTCCGAACGAATCGTATTTGTGCTATAA
- a CDS encoding ribonuclease H family protein — translation MKTYAIVGNQFEGVYTKPWPEVQKYTQTKPAPKYKGFTTKAEAEQWFAEMTGANGNTARTYEVAYDGNFTWDPKRYYIFTDGGNRNTGNIAGGHVKSTDKAAWAIAIYPGNQPHQAVFTDSGAFLGRTNNEMELFALINALKQAAKVPEQVTIVSDSKYVLDSVTDWMYNWQGNGWQKKTGEIANLEAWKLVYDLMQQLAERISFIWVKGHATSDGNVLVDQLLNQAMDNL, via the coding sequence ATGAAAACATATGCAATTGTTGGCAATCAATTTGAAGGTGTATATACCAAACCTTGGCCTGAGGTACAAAAGTATACCCAAACAAAACCAGCACCAAAATACAAAGGATTTACGACTAAGGCAGAGGCTGAACAATGGTTTGCAGAGATGACTGGGGCAAATGGTAATACCGCTCGTACATATGAAGTAGCTTATGATGGTAACTTTACCTGGGATCCAAAGCGTTACTATATTTTTACGGATGGTGGTAACCGAAATACCGGTAATATCGCCGGTGGTCACGTCAAGAGTACCGACAAGGCTGCTTGGGCCATTGCAATTTACCCAGGGAATCAACCACATCAAGCCGTCTTTACTGACAGTGGTGCTTTTCTTGGCCGAACCAACAATGAAATGGAACTGTTCGCATTAATTAACGCTTTAAAACAAGCAGCCAAGGTGCCAGAGCAGGTGACGATCGTATCTGATTCAAAATACGTTTTGGATTCCGTCACGGACTGGATGTACAATTGGCAGGGTAATGGTTGGCAGAAAAAAACGGGTGAAATTGCTAATTTAGAAGCATGGAAATTAGTGTATGACTTGATGCAACAACTGGCTGAGCGGATTTCCTTTATTTGGGTAAAGGGACATGCCACCAGTGATGGGAATGTACTTGTGGATCAATTATTGAATCAAGCCATGGATAATCTATAG
- a CDS encoding Cof-type HAD-IIB family hydrolase: MTIPKLVASDLDGTFMDAQGEYNHAYFDQVLTELNAKGTHFVVSTGRALVNVERVFAPFLGRIDIVSNNGGIIKLADGTILDIHPVSKEAMKAALALIDNHGFKLHRAVSFAGLKHQYMLNRHEDINPEQLEFMSENFSLRLVETIDEIKEPIAKMTFGFSEADGEAYIELARREIGDLGHVTTSGYGSVDVVALDVNKAAGLKRLADAYAFERGDLAAFGDGLNDIEMLHYARHPYAMPNGDQELLNLFPQALADNNHAGVLKTIESILKN; the protein is encoded by the coding sequence ATGACCATTCCAAAACTAGTTGCATCAGATTTAGACGGAACCTTTATGGATGCACAAGGTGAGTATAATCACGCCTATTTTGATCAAGTGTTGACTGAATTAAATGCCAAGGGTACACACTTTGTTGTTTCAACTGGCCGGGCGTTAGTCAATGTCGAACGTGTGTTTGCGCCATTCCTAGGACGTATCGATATTGTTTCGAATAACGGTGGTATTATCAAGTTAGCTGATGGAACCATCTTAGATATTCATCCCGTTTCTAAAGAAGCCATGAAGGCAGCATTGGCGCTGATCGACAATCATGGGTTTAAATTACATCGGGCGGTTAGCTTCGCTGGTTTGAAACATCAATATATGTTAAATCGACATGAAGATATTAATCCTGAGCAACTTGAATTCATGAGTGAAAACTTCTCGTTACGCCTGGTGGAAACGATTGATGAGATCAAGGAACCAATTGCAAAAATGACCTTTGGGTTTAGCGAGGCGGATGGTGAGGCCTACATCGAGCTGGCTCGTAGAGAAATCGGTGATTTGGGCCACGTGACGACCTCGGGCTATGGCTCAGTGGACGTGGTTGCATTAGATGTCAACAAAGCAGCTGGTTTGAAGCGGTTGGCCGATGCCTATGCCTTTGAACGTGGTGATTTGGCAGCGTTTGGTGATGGACTCAATGATATTGAGATGTTGCACTATGCAAGACATCCTTATGCCATGCCGAATGGTGATCAAGAATTGTTGAATCTATTCCCCCAGGCTTTGGCTGATAATAATCATGCGGGTGTTTTGAAAACCATTGAAAGTATCTTAAAAAATTAA
- a CDS encoding D-2-hydroxyacid dehydrogenase, whose protein sequence is MKIKLYSVRPDEQVAIDKYATTHPGIELITTTDEFHPDNVTSAQGVDAIVIQQRSAVGGDAKFYETLAGFGLKQITTRTAGLDAIEVDLATAAGLKVSNVPAYSPRSVAEFALMQIFRLLRHTPEFDANIAQQNYTWDGLQSREIHSVTVGIIGAGRIGGTLVNLLHALGARVLAYDVKPRVEVAYVAEYVTLPELLAQSDVISLHVDLNPTSEGLISAAVLQQMKPGMLLVNASRGPVIDTKALFKALDDGIVAAAALDTIEGEGPVFAKDLSGQELPDPIIAEAQKRHDILLTPHIAFYTNKAVENMVQISLDDALAIVTHGHSEHDVN, encoded by the coding sequence ATGAAAATTAAGTTATACTCAGTACGCCCTGATGAACAGGTTGCCATCGATAAATACGCAACAACCCATCCAGGAATTGAATTAATTACTACAACTGATGAATTCCACCCAGATAATGTGACTAGCGCGCAGGGCGTTGATGCGATTGTGATTCAACAACGTTCGGCGGTCGGTGGGGATGCCAAATTCTACGAAACGTTAGCAGGGTTTGGGTTAAAGCAGATTACCACGCGTACAGCTGGTTTAGACGCGATTGAAGTCGACTTGGCCACAGCAGCTGGTTTGAAGGTAAGTAATGTGCCAGCATACTCACCACGATCAGTTGCGGAATTTGCCCTGATGCAAATCTTCCGTTTGTTACGTCATACACCCGAATTTGATGCAAATATTGCGCAGCAAAATTACACATGGGACGGGTTGCAATCACGTGAAATTCATTCAGTGACGGTCGGCATTATTGGTGCTGGCCGTATCGGGGGCACGTTAGTTAACCTACTTCATGCCTTAGGGGCCCGCGTTTTGGCATACGATGTTAAGCCACGCGTTGAAGTCGCCTATGTCGCTGAATATGTGACTTTACCGGAGTTACTTGCACAAAGTGATGTGATTTCACTGCATGTCGATTTGAATCCCACTTCAGAAGGATTGATCAGCGCTGCGGTACTGCAACAAATGAAACCCGGTATGCTCTTGGTAAACGCTTCTCGTGGGCCGGTCATTGACACCAAAGCCTTGTTTAAGGCATTGGATGATGGCATTGTGGCCGCTGCGGCCTTAGATACAATTGAGGGTGAGGGTCCCGTCTTTGCAAAGGATTTGAGTGGGCAAGAGCTGCCTGATCCGATCATTGCTGAAGCTCAAAAGCGTCATGATATTTTGCTCACACCGCATATTGCCTTTTACACAAACAAGGCCGTGGAAAATATGGTCCAAATTTCACTTGATGATGCACTAGCTATCGTCACGCATGGTCATTCAGAACATGACGTCAACTAA
- a CDS encoding MarR family winged helix-turn-helix transcriptional regulator, with protein sequence MENQNRELAEHVFQLTFEMMSILTKVAAEHDFSLTQLRLLGILRDRSPKMGEVANYLGLDKSSITGIITRSEKRGLVVRTPAPDDKRALIVSLTEKGQALDNEIMSQLLAIEAKYEVHLTVTEREQLHLLLHKFMNGNVDQNDLGRG encoded by the coding sequence ATGGAAAATCAAAACAGAGAATTAGCAGAACATGTCTTTCAACTCACCTTCGAAATGATGAGTATCTTAACCAAGGTCGCTGCAGAACACGACTTTTCACTCACCCAATTACGTCTACTAGGCATCCTACGTGATCGTTCACCAAAAATGGGCGAGGTAGCAAACTACCTAGGACTCGATAAATCTTCAATCACAGGTATAATTACCCGCTCTGAGAAGCGTGGGCTAGTTGTTCGTACACCTGCACCTGATGATAAACGGGCGCTGATCGTGTCATTAACTGAAAAGGGACAGGCCCTAGATAATGAAATTATGTCGCAGTTGCTAGCGATTGAAGCTAAGTATGAAGTACACCTCACTGTGACTGAACGTGAACAGTTGCATCTCCTGCTACACAAATTCATGAACGGCAATGTTGATCAAAATGATCTCGGGCGAGGATAA
- a CDS encoding GNAT family N-acetyltransferase, which produces MILTIETLSVQPNQALQTYLSNVDRLEGGFSNPADKSDLLNEHAFIAWLQRMDNHAHGIDLPAGFVNQTLYFFKNDDRYVGIGKLRHRLTPALYVDGGHIAYGGVPHELRGHGIGTDMLHLLLIEAQQLGIQTPRATTTLNNFASQHILQANGFTQVGKNKKHLIFELQKKQQ; this is translated from the coding sequence ATGATCCTTACAATTGAGACACTCAGCGTACAACCCAACCAAGCGCTTCAGACATACTTATCTAACGTCGACCGGCTGGAAGGCGGATTTTCAAATCCAGCTGATAAGTCCGATTTGCTTAATGAACACGCCTTTATCGCCTGGTTGCAACGCATGGATAACCACGCCCATGGGATTGATTTACCCGCGGGCTTTGTTAACCAAACCCTTTATTTCTTCAAAAACGACGACCGCTATGTGGGTATCGGCAAATTACGCCATCGGCTCACCCCTGCACTTTATGTTGACGGCGGACATATTGCTTACGGCGGTGTCCCCCATGAGTTACGAGGGCACGGTATCGGCACGGATATGTTACACCTGCTATTGATTGAAGCTCAGCAACTGGGCATTCAGACACCGCGTGCCACAACAACGCTCAACAACTTCGCCTCACAACATATTCTACAAGCGAACGGTTTTACCCAAGTTGGTAAAAATAAGAAACATCTGATTTTTGAATTACAAAAAAAACAGCAATAA
- a CDS encoding PTS transporter subunit IIC — MGQATKQSNFTLNILNGLSIGIVVTLIPSAIFGSIMKLFGTAPVALEISQMLILATNLLPVVAGFAVASLFKYGNIEAASVALAGVVGSGVATFTDKGFVLAGTGDIINLGITVALAVLMIQVVGDKLGQFKMLLLPAMVIMVAGGIGTLTLPYVRAVSQAIGQAINAATTLQPILMGIIVGMAFAALVVSPISSAGIATAIGITGIGAGSANLGIVAASFTLAAMGASVNPIGGTLAHFIGSPKIQMANMLSKPKLFIPALLAAGIAGGVGAIFQVKGTSASAGFGFSGLLGPIAAITTGSTLIEVIMIFVVVPVILAFTVKYIFISLTNLVKPSDLKLPELS, encoded by the coding sequence ATGGGACAAGCAACTAAGCAATCAAACTTCACATTAAATATCTTAAACGGCCTGAGTATCGGTATTGTGGTCACGTTGATTCCATCAGCCATTTTTGGTTCAATCATGAAATTATTTGGCACTGCGCCAGTCGCATTGGAAATTTCGCAAATGTTGATATTAGCGACAAATCTCTTGCCAGTCGTGGCTGGATTTGCGGTTGCGTCATTATTTAAATACGGTAATATTGAAGCGGCTTCAGTGGCCCTCGCAGGTGTGGTTGGTTCTGGGGTCGCGACATTTACCGATAAAGGTTTTGTGCTAGCCGGCACCGGTGACATCATCAATCTTGGCATTACGGTGGCGCTTGCAGTCTTAATGATCCAGGTTGTTGGCGATAAGCTGGGACAGTTTAAAATGCTACTACTACCAGCCATGGTTATCATGGTTGCTGGTGGGATCGGTACGCTCACTTTGCCATATGTTCGGGCTGTGTCACAAGCGATTGGACAAGCGATCAATGCTGCCACAACGTTGCAACCAATTCTAATGGGCATTATCGTTGGCATGGCCTTTGCGGCTTTGGTGGTTTCACCAATCTCCTCAGCCGGTATTGCAACAGCCATTGGCATTACCGGGATCGGTGCTGGTTCAGCTAATTTAGGTATCGTCGCTGCAAGTTTCACATTGGCTGCCATGGGTGCCAGTGTGAATCCCATTGGTGGTACCTTGGCCCACTTTATTGGTTCACCAAAGATTCAAATGGCGAACATGTTGTCTAAACCGAAGCTATTTATTCCGGCCTTGTTGGCCGCGGGTATCGCGGGTGGTGTTGGTGCCATATTCCAAGTAAAAGGAACATCAGCCAGTGCCGGCTTTGGCTTTTCAGGCTTATTAGGACCAATCGCAGCCATTACAACTGGGTCGACTTTGATCGAAGTGATTATGATTTTCGTGGTTGTGCCAGTGATTTTGGCGTTCACAGTAAAGTACATCTTTATCTCATTGACTAATTTAGTCAAGCCGAGTGATTTGAAATTACCAGAATTGAGTTAA